One stretch of Roseimicrobium sp. ORNL1 DNA includes these proteins:
- a CDS encoding HIT domain-containing protein, whose amino-acid sequence MDFYCDQVLSGKVQVQKLVETEHALAFHHTQPYWPVHLVIIPKKHIGSLATVEGDDLPIAQEMLRVAADLCRQVTEEHGGCRLSTNSGHYQSTKHLHFYIHHGKRLRNEDGSPVVPPTP is encoded by the coding sequence ATGGATTTTTATTGCGACCAGGTGTTGAGCGGCAAGGTCCAGGTGCAGAAGCTGGTGGAGACAGAGCATGCGCTCGCCTTTCACCACACGCAGCCTTACTGGCCGGTGCACCTCGTGATTATTCCGAAGAAGCACATCGGCTCGCTCGCCACAGTGGAGGGGGATGACCTACCCATTGCACAGGAAATGCTGCGCGTGGCCGCAGACTTGTGCCGGCAGGTGACGGAAGAACATGGCGGCTGCCGTCTCTCCACCAACAGCGGCCACTACCAATCCACGAAGCATCTGCATTTCTACATTCACCATGGCAAGAGGCTGAGGAATGAGGATGGAAGTCCAGTGGTGCCGCCTACACCCTAG
- a CDS encoding tetratricopeptide repeat protein — MKQQVATFTQQSRPQQAVRHLVVLLAAGMVTCGGIISLYAGPSVERRHTGREIIRTQGWASVPYWRQLRDQADSLMGWGIYDRAAKAYEFADAVLVTQKGMTHPDTLRNRVDLADALLRLGKPEGEKKLIEAYGFQRKHLAADDPDILRTRHLLASLMIARWQLPAAEKELKAVIALRAKRLGPGHSDTLSSRENLAYVYNMMLDYEAAEQQLRVVLAADILTFGPMSLQTCATRERLGECFQNQSKFDQALAEFRAVMMIVEDEFGPRHPLTFRAHRRLAKITYDQGKHEQAEEEYRALAANLLVTLGPDSWEVLPFREGIADCLSARGKLAEAEEILRKALANCAKDPGETTPLMQSLRANLAHVLMEERKLDEAELLFNAVLDQRTKMLGPNHPVVLDSMNDLAACKIARGDLRGAEFNLRGLVRRREEVQGYNHPATWFSRIYLADVLRMNGNPEEALPLFEGVLRYNSATLGPFHPYTLKAVNNVSITLSALGKEEESFNLQNKLLKERIRVMGADHPDTLKSRLNIAVNLSTAERYRDAEINFIEAILTAEKTLGMTHMLTLKSMFAYGEMLALLRRGSDAEAVARQGIRSTTGFSEDDQDALRFKAMLGVSLVLQNRAKDAEAVADDYERLLERRQGLLDWEAILNANMVIWVHLAEGRNKEAGELLARNMMQMRSMGYNDSHAPYIRMRCIEALLLHLAGKKEEVAYLTKELEPHIRECFRDGEPILLFARGLQQRKGPISIPTIMHAVEFSRYKPQSLLTDQQRKAGMYFPPNTPFEQRRRVYEAFDEAQTLADSKEHEKALEKFGAYLKVVAEVAGEGTIGSMTAHLCLAREAVLCNRDDVAQEHAKKAAGVLKNLGEEKGVELVTFVLKNLAVQAERGNIKAATTLGNMLLEACSQAIGPDQFVTFRLTSIKNDMAIMANEPGAGEELQALIKRMEAKNGSEEGGTLLEKVKLLRLYLQKGDYHAAHALAFRIENPVKRVFGETSDSAISVREGLAAALEGQGLRNLAVTETKMVLADSERIAGNEALATVMTRHRLALMLARSAQFDEALRLHQINYKILQHPGTEKQPVMVEVRMNMAYALLNLRRPSEALEFAKAAYDGARATLGADSPLTDIAKKILDEVRAHAASQGVTR; from the coding sequence ATGAAGCAGCAGGTCGCTACATTCACCCAGCAGAGCCGGCCGCAACAGGCTGTCCGGCATCTGGTGGTGCTTCTGGCCGCGGGAATGGTGACGTGCGGCGGCATCATTTCGCTTTACGCCGGGCCGTCCGTAGAACGGCGGCACACGGGTCGGGAGATTATCCGAACCCAGGGGTGGGCCTCCGTGCCGTACTGGAGACAATTGCGGGATCAGGCGGACAGCCTCATGGGGTGGGGTATCTACGACAGGGCGGCCAAAGCGTATGAATTCGCGGACGCTGTCCTGGTCACCCAGAAGGGAATGACGCATCCGGATACCTTGCGAAATCGCGTGGATCTGGCGGACGCGCTGTTGCGTCTGGGAAAACCCGAGGGAGAAAAGAAGCTGATCGAGGCCTATGGGTTCCAGAGGAAGCACCTGGCGGCGGACGATCCCGACATTCTCCGCACACGTCATTTGCTGGCCAGCCTGATGATTGCCCGGTGGCAGCTCCCGGCAGCGGAAAAGGAACTGAAGGCCGTGATCGCTCTTCGGGCAAAGCGCCTGGGACCCGGTCACTCCGATACCCTCTCAAGCCGGGAGAACCTGGCCTATGTGTACAATATGATGCTCGATTATGAGGCTGCAGAGCAGCAACTCAGGGTCGTGCTTGCTGCGGACATCTTGACCTTCGGGCCCATGTCTCTCCAAACTTGCGCGACGCGTGAGCGGCTCGGCGAGTGTTTTCAGAATCAGAGCAAGTTTGATCAGGCTCTGGCGGAATTCCGCGCAGTGATGATGATCGTGGAGGATGAGTTTGGTCCGAGGCATCCGCTGACCTTCCGGGCCCATCGTCGCCTGGCGAAGATCACCTATGATCAGGGAAAACACGAGCAGGCGGAAGAAGAGTATCGAGCACTGGCCGCAAATCTTTTGGTGACACTGGGGCCGGACAGCTGGGAAGTTCTTCCATTCAGGGAGGGGATTGCGGACTGCCTGAGCGCGCGGGGTAAGCTGGCTGAAGCAGAAGAGATCCTGAGGAAGGCCCTGGCGAATTGTGCCAAGGATCCTGGCGAGACTACGCCGCTGATGCAGAGCTTGCGCGCGAATCTCGCGCATGTGCTCATGGAGGAGCGCAAGCTGGATGAAGCAGAGCTGCTCTTCAACGCGGTGTTGGATCAGCGAACCAAGATGTTGGGGCCCAATCATCCTGTCGTTCTGGACTCCATGAACGATTTGGCGGCATGCAAGATTGCCCGGGGCGACCTTCGCGGCGCTGAGTTCAATCTGCGCGGCTTGGTGAGGCGGCGCGAGGAGGTTCAGGGATACAACCACCCGGCAACTTGGTTCTCTCGAATCTACCTTGCGGATGTGCTGCGGATGAACGGCAATCCGGAGGAGGCTCTGCCTCTCTTCGAGGGGGTGCTGAGGTACAATTCGGCCACGCTTGGTCCCTTCCATCCTTATACCCTGAAGGCGGTCAACAACGTGTCGATCACCCTCTCCGCCCTGGGGAAGGAGGAGGAATCTTTCAATCTCCAGAACAAATTGCTGAAAGAGCGGATCCGCGTCATGGGAGCTGATCACCCTGACACGTTGAAGAGCCGGCTCAACATCGCGGTGAATCTCTCCACGGCCGAGAGATATCGCGACGCGGAAATCAACTTCATCGAAGCAATCCTGACGGCTGAGAAGACGCTGGGGATGACGCACATGCTCACCCTGAAATCGATGTTCGCCTACGGTGAGATGCTGGCACTTCTGCGAAGGGGTTCGGATGCCGAGGCGGTGGCCAGGCAGGGTATCCGGAGTACGACGGGGTTCAGTGAGGACGATCAGGATGCACTCCGGTTCAAGGCAATGCTGGGGGTGAGTCTGGTGCTGCAGAATCGGGCCAAGGATGCCGAGGCGGTTGCCGATGACTATGAGCGCCTGCTCGAACGGCGTCAGGGCCTGCTGGACTGGGAGGCCATCCTGAATGCCAACATGGTGATCTGGGTACACCTGGCCGAGGGAAGGAACAAGGAGGCGGGGGAACTTCTGGCCCGCAATATGATGCAGATGAGATCCATGGGGTACAACGACAGTCATGCGCCCTACATTCGGATGCGGTGCATCGAGGCCCTCTTGCTGCATCTGGCCGGCAAGAAAGAGGAGGTGGCATATCTCACCAAGGAACTGGAGCCACACATCAGAGAGTGCTTCCGGGACGGCGAGCCCATTCTGCTTTTCGCGCGCGGCCTGCAACAGCGGAAGGGACCGATTTCGATCCCGACGATCATGCATGCAGTGGAGTTTTCCCGCTACAAACCGCAGAGTCTGCTCACGGATCAACAGCGGAAGGCGGGCATGTACTTTCCGCCGAACACACCGTTTGAACAAAGGAGGCGGGTCTACGAAGCCTTTGATGAAGCCCAGACGCTGGCCGACAGCAAAGAGCACGAGAAGGCGCTCGAAAAGTTTGGCGCCTATTTGAAGGTTGTCGCCGAAGTGGCGGGTGAAGGGACCATCGGTTCCATGACCGCGCATCTTTGCCTGGCGCGAGAAGCGGTGCTTTGCAATCGCGATGATGTGGCGCAAGAGCACGCGAAGAAAGCGGCGGGTGTGCTGAAGAATCTCGGTGAGGAAAAGGGAGTAGAGCTGGTGACCTTCGTCCTGAAGAATCTCGCCGTGCAGGCGGAGAGGGGCAACATCAAGGCCGCCACCACGCTCGGGAATATGCTTCTTGAAGCCTGCTCGCAGGCGATAGGCCCCGACCAATTTGTCACCTTCCGCCTTACATCCATCAAAAACGACATGGCGATCATGGCGAACGAGCCCGGCGCCGGGGAAGAGCTTCAGGCGCTCATCAAGCGAATGGAGGCCAAGAATGGCAGCGAAGAGGGCGGCACCCTGTTGGAGAAGGTGAAATTGCTGCGCCTGTATTTGCAGAAGGGGGATTACCACGCTGCGCACGCGCTGGCTTTCCGTATCGAGAACCCCGTGAAGCGGGTCTTTGGGGAGACTTCAGACTCCGCCATCAGTGTGCGTGAAGGCCTCGCCGCCGCGCTGGAAGGCCAGGGGCTGCGGAACCTGGCCGTGACTGAGACGAAGATGGTGCTGGCCGATAGCGAACGCATCGCGGGCAACGAGGCCCTGGCCACGGTAATGACGCGGCACCGCCTTGCACTGATGCTGGCACGCAGCGCGCAGTTTGACGAAGCTCTCAGATTGCATCAGATCAACTACAAAATCCTCCAGCATCCCGGTACGGAGAAGCAACCGGTGATGGTGGAAGTGCGGATGAACATGGCCTATGCGCTGCTCAATCTGCGCCGCCCTTCGGAGGCGTTGGAATTCGCGAAGGCGGCCTACGATGGCGCACGTGCGACCTTGGGTGCGGACAGCCCGCTCACGGATATAGCGAAGAAAATCCTGGATGAGGTGCGTGCACACGCGGCTTCCCAAGGCGTCACCAGGTAG
- a CDS encoding endonuclease/exonuclease/phosphatase family protein has translation MRTGQTILMLPVLHVLMTGCTASKKNAFLTTQVERHAAVKFPSSMPGRLARHVEPAFPTYDEAVGLASNPKPQGKLKSKLDTLWRTPIVDNSAYLSGKRPVEASTPTLGNFLRVASWNIEKSLHITSAAEALSSQAAYEEMLSEQKRTPGKRAHAELLRQRERLASADVIFLQEMDIGVSRSGYIDATRTLAKALGMNYAYAVQAVEVDPVMLGLEPVSVDRKGEKQFLPIDKARYKGGFGSAVLSRYPIVSAQVVPLKKVYDWHEGERQKADAVEHGRRLGSKIAFDSEIRRELKVGGRCFFRVDIAVPQVPGGVVTVVNNHLEIKTTPKGREEQMVEILGKIKDVTHPVIMAGDHNSAPDDLSPTSLVRVVWRQVNSPEAFLETAARVSDLVTGTVVPGYRERSIVNVLKNFQNPLAPDIPILFPNPVRGMFEQVRDHRFADGTAFDFRGDADRSINRSSRTLANSNEHRLWGHRTTFSVRRPIGPIGRYRLDWFFVRSGHLKSPTDDKASYRFAPHFGETLAEFNDSVKPKFSDHRPIVVDIPLDEPPVKSSSSGD, from the coding sequence ATGCGCACGGGACAAACCATCCTGATGTTGCCCGTGCTGCATGTCCTGATGACGGGATGCACTGCCTCCAAGAAAAACGCCTTCCTCACCACCCAGGTGGAGCGCCACGCAGCGGTGAAGTTTCCGTCCTCCATGCCTGGCAGGCTGGCACGCCATGTGGAACCCGCCTTCCCCACGTACGATGAAGCCGTGGGCCTCGCCAGCAATCCCAAGCCGCAGGGTAAACTGAAGTCGAAACTCGACACACTCTGGCGCACTCCCATCGTAGACAACAGCGCCTACCTCTCTGGAAAGCGACCCGTCGAGGCCAGCACGCCCACTCTTGGCAACTTCCTGCGCGTGGCGAGTTGGAACATTGAAAAATCCCTTCACATCACGAGCGCCGCTGAAGCCCTGAGTTCGCAAGCTGCTTACGAGGAAATGCTGAGCGAACAAAAACGCACGCCCGGAAAACGCGCCCACGCCGAACTCCTGCGCCAGCGCGAGCGGCTCGCCAGCGCGGATGTCATCTTCCTCCAGGAGATGGACATTGGCGTGAGCCGCTCAGGCTACATCGATGCGACTCGCACGCTCGCGAAAGCACTGGGCATGAACTACGCCTACGCCGTGCAGGCCGTGGAAGTGGATCCCGTGATGCTCGGACTGGAACCGGTGTCCGTGGACCGCAAAGGAGAGAAGCAATTCCTGCCCATCGACAAGGCACGCTACAAAGGCGGCTTTGGTTCCGCAGTGCTTTCACGCTACCCCATTGTCAGTGCGCAAGTCGTGCCCTTGAAGAAGGTGTATGACTGGCATGAGGGGGAACGGCAGAAAGCCGATGCCGTGGAGCACGGTCGCAGGCTCGGAAGCAAGATCGCCTTCGATTCCGAGATTCGCCGTGAACTGAAGGTCGGTGGACGCTGCTTCTTCCGCGTGGACATCGCGGTTCCACAGGTGCCGGGCGGTGTCGTGACCGTGGTGAACAACCACCTTGAGATCAAAACCACTCCGAAAGGTCGCGAGGAGCAGATGGTGGAGATTCTTGGCAAAATCAAAGACGTCACCCATCCGGTGATCATGGCTGGTGATCACAACTCCGCACCCGATGACCTGAGCCCCACTTCGCTGGTAAGAGTCGTCTGGCGCCAGGTGAACTCTCCAGAAGCGTTTCTCGAAACCGCCGCCCGGGTTTCCGATCTCGTCACCGGGACGGTGGTGCCGGGCTATCGTGAACGCAGCATTGTGAATGTGCTGAAGAACTTCCAGAACCCGCTCGCCCCGGACATTCCGATCCTCTTCCCCAACCCAGTGCGAGGCATGTTCGAGCAGGTGCGGGATCACCGCTTCGCAGATGGCACGGCCTTTGATTTCCGCGGCGATGCCGACCGTTCCATCAATCGAAGTTCACGCACGCTGGCAAACAGCAACGAACACCGTCTCTGGGGACACCGCACCACCTTCAGTGTGCGCCGCCCCATCGGCCCCATTGGCCGATATCGCCTGGACTGGTTCTTCGTCCGCTCCGGCCATCTCAAGTCTCCGACAGACGACAAAGCATCCTACCGTTTCGCCCCGCACTTCGGGGAAACACTGGCGGAATTCAACGACAGCGTAAAGCCGAAATTCTCCGATCACCGACCCATCGTGGTGGACATACCGCTGGATGAACCACCGGTGAAATCCTCAAGCAGCGGGGACTGA